The bacterium genome contains a region encoding:
- a CDS encoding carbohydrate-binding family 9-like protein: protein MHSVSGELWAVAFLMVLLAGSVMAAPTISYDCHRACGQIKIDGKIDSGAWNKAQTIYFVLPETDAEPLSRTEAKVLWDNDYLYVSYCAYDKDIWSMRTQRDSVTCQEDCLECFIMPDITTKAYYNFEINALGTVYDAYSLRRYAGGSDCHRWSAWNCDGLRVGIDIDGTINDPSDIDKCWRMEIAIPFAELPSLKDKRPKAGDQWKFLLARYDYSIYLPNGVELSSCSSLQKVDFHDHTQWSSLKFTD from the coding sequence GTGCATAGTGTATCAGGTGAGCTCTGGGCTGTTGCATTTTTGATGGTATTGCTGGCTGGGAGTGTAATGGCGGCTCCGACCATAAGTTACGACTGTCACCGAGCTTGCGGTCAGATAAAAATTGACGGCAAGATAGATAGCGGGGCTTGGAATAAAGCCCAAACTATCTATTTTGTGCTTCCAGAGACCGACGCCGAGCCGTTGAGCAGGACCGAGGCTAAGGTCTTGTGGGACAATGATTATCTATATGTCTCCTATTGCGCATATGACAAGGATATTTGGAGTATGCGCACTCAGCGCGACTCTGTTACATGCCAGGAAGACTGTCTCGAGTGTTTCATAATGCCGGATATCACGACCAAGGCATACTACAACTTCGAGATAAATGCCCTTGGCACAGTCTATGATGCTTATTCTTTGAGAAGATATGCCGGTGGGTCGGACTGCCATAGATGGTCTGCATGGAACTGTGATGGTCTGCGTGTTGGGATAGACATAGACGGCACGATCAACGATCCGAGCGATATAGACAAGTGCTGGCGGATGGAGATAGCGATTCCGTTTGCCGAATTGCCATCTTTGAAGGACAAAAGACCGAAAGCCGGTGACCAGTGGAAGTTTCTGTTGGCCAGATATGACTATTCAATATATTTGCCGAACGGGGTTGAGTTGAGCAGTTGTTCATCACTGCAGAAAGTAGATTTCCATGATCATACTCAATGGTCATCACTAAAGTTTACTGACTAG